Proteins from a genomic interval of Plodia interpunctella isolate USDA-ARS_2022_Savannah chromosome 20, ilPloInte3.2, whole genome shotgun sequence:
- the LOC128678880 gene encoding uncharacterized protein LOC128678880, whose amino-acid sequence METIISLYEELKKIRVYLIKLGASRRTEKVLVNKLNEINAIYEKYETWLIGFEEKLKRKYYSSDDIILIKNYCSRFLELHENILVLCNSDKPKSSFNMNSFDLKTALNLLPIMTNEESNTKQLIDNIEYYNTLLKEDTCKQNLINFVLKSRLSPEAKLKLKSKYESVNELIIDMRNVLLCKKAATAIQNKLQKIRQNDLSIADYGKEITELFVDLTITQADGNDQCYKILKPINEKMAVKQFADGLRNRRLSTIISARNYSSLKDAVQAAQDEEVSIPSTSGEIMGMYKKPYHNKYFNNGSNYYRSWRGGRCRYPVHRGRARGQQAAHLASRGQGSRGQYTRGSSGGPQQRGKFFNSTRGNQGMRNNRNIHLMHDNDNNNFEKFEESELSLNQFFREE is encoded by the coding sequence ATGGAAACTATTATATCATTGTATGaggaattaaagaaaattagagtatatttaattaaattaggagCCAGTCGAAGAACGGAAAAAGTgttagtaaacaaattaaatgagaTTAATGCAATCTATGAGAAATATGAGACGTGGCTGATAGGTTTTGAAGAAAAACttaagagaaaatattatagttcggatgatattatattaatcaaaaattattgtagTCGATTTTTAGagttacatgaaaatattttagtgttgTGTAATAGTGATAAGCCGAAGTCATCGTTCAACATGAAttcttttgatttaaaaacggCGTTAAATCTTTTACCTATTATGACAAATGAGGAGtcgaatacaaaacagttGATTGAtaacattgaatattataatactttattgaaagaagatacatgtaaacaaaatttaattaatttcgtatTAAAAAGTAGGCTTTCTCCTGAAgctaagttaaaattaaaatcaaaatatgaatCAGTTAATGAGTTAATTATTGATATgagaaatgtattattgtgtaaGAAAGCTGCAACggcaatacaaaataaattacaaaaaattagacaaaatgacTTGTCAATTGCTGACTATGGTAAAGAAATAACGGAACTATTTGTTGATTTAACGATAACGCAAGCTGACGGGAATGATcaatgctataaaatattaaaacctattaatgaaaaaatggcTGTTAAGCAATTTGCTGACGGCTTGCGTAATCGTCGACTTAGTACGATTATTTCTGCCAGGAATTATAGTTCACTTAAAGATGCTGTACAGGCAGCCCAAGATGAAGAAGTATCAATTCCTTCAACATCTGGAGAAATCATGGGTATGTACAAGAAAccataccataataaatatttcaacaatggttcaaattattatagaagcTGGCGTGGAGGACGTTGCCGCTATCCTGTACATAGAGGAAGAGCTCGAGGACAGCAAGCAGCTCATCTAGCTTCTCGAGGACAAGGGTCACGAGGTCAGTACACGCGAGGAAGTAGCGGAGGTCCACAGCAGAGaggtaaattttttaattcaactaGAGGAAATCAAGGGATGCGTAATAATcgtaatattcatttaatgcatgataatgataataataatttcgaaaaatttGAAGAGTCAGAACTTTCTTTGAATCAGTTTTTTCGTGAGGAAtag